The window GACTGTGACGTACGTACATCTCCAAGCATTGGTTGACGCGCTCACTTAAGCCATCCGTTTGCATGTGGTACATCATTGTGTAATTGAGCTTGGTACCCGCCGCCTCAAGGAGGGAGTAAGGAGCACCACATCACTCTGGTCGTGAAGGTGTAGTCATGCTCCAAGACGATGGCGTGAGGAACACCAGAAGCTTCATGCGCCATGATGACTACTTGGGCGATGGTCAAGGGGCGTTGGAAGGGCACAAAGTGTTAAGTGTGCGTACTTGGCCAAACGGTCAACCACCACCATGATGATGTCTTTAGCCCTCGACGAAATCCATGGTCAAGTCTTGTCATGACGCAGTGGGTATCAGCAGTGGCTGGGGTGGAGGATTCCCACCATCTTCACGTGCTCCCGCGCGAAGTCTTCAACGGCCTGTTTGATTTCCTTAGAAGATCACGGGCTACAGTGTCACAAGATCTCTCACACACATACAGTTTTTACATTGCCAtacgcaaaaaaaaaacaaaaaaaacagtgCAAAGATTTAACAGGGCTCCTGATAATGGTGAAAAAAGCCTGGAAGGTGATATGCTTGCTTCAGCATTATTAAGTGCAGAGCCAACTCCCTGAAGAACATCAAAGGGAGTCATCTCCCTGAAGATCGTCAACTGGTTGAGCAAAGGGAAGGCCCACAGGAAAGAACTCGTCGTTTCCCTTTCACGGAGATTTGTACTCCAATGTGCAAGCacataaatagaaaacaaaatGCAATTACGATACAGTGCGACTTACATGCAGATATGAAGGTTGTTTGTCTGCTTACTGAACTCTGTTTGCCTAAAGAGATGCGGATGAAAAAACCAGTGGGGGTAAATACTTCCAAGCAACCTACAACCTTCTGGATGTAACTCCACTGAAATAATTCATGACAGAGAGGGCTTTCTGGTAATAAAAATGGGATTCGGACACCTTTATGATGATAAAAAAAATGAGTTAATCTAATACGATAGCACCATGGGACATATAACATCAGCAGGGATGTAGAAACCTGAAAGCTTAACCTGACACAACACGAGACCGACAATTGAGCTTGCCTGATCGTGCTTGCTTCAGATGCATCAAACAAATGAACCGCAAGAGTGACTGACGTGGCCAGCACTAATTATTAATCCAAGCAAGTCACTGTGTCCTCTCACAGAACATAGATAACGGACACACGTAAGTTTACAAACAAAGCGATTAgtgcctactccctccgttccgaaataactgtctttctagagatttcaacaagtgactacatacggagcaaaatgagtgaatctacactctaaaacatgtctacatacattcgtatgttgtagtccatttgagatggctagaaagacaattattttggaacagagggagtacaagtcaTACAACTTCACAAGTGCCCGGTCCAGAGGGTCAAATTCTGGGTGTAGCACACGACAGACCCTGCGAACAGCATACAAAATGGAAGAACCTACGTCACGCGATCCATTTTCTGCATCTCGGCCACCGGAATGTAACCCTAGATACCTGCCGAGCAACCAATTTCATCAGCCAAAGTTGAAGTTGTGTATCTCAATACATTCATAGAAAAAAAAGTCGaagttatgtactccctccgttcctaaataattgtctttctagccatctcaaatggactacaacatacggatgtatgtagacatgttttagagcgtcgattctcattttgctccgtatgtagtcatttgttaaaatctctagaaagacaattatttaggaacggagggagtatctcaacTTATGTACGACTCAAACAGTAAACACTAACTTCACTGGGATTTTGGTAATTGCGCAAATGCTATGGAACTGAACTGTCTCGGCGGCTAGCATCAGCGGACAAAACCAACAACAGAAACAGAGAACCGGTACAGGAGAACAGTTCATTTTTACCACCACACCTTCAACTATTATTGTTAGCATATTCTCAAGTTTTTGGCTACATCTGTTATTCTGTTCTCAGTAAAGACAAATAAATAAACTGTCGCTCAAATAACTCCATTACAGGGAAATATTGGTCATCCTAGCTTATCGAATCATTTGAAATATTCCTTGTTGTCATGGGCACATAAGGGGCTCATGGGGTAACAAACCCGAACCGTCTGGTTTATAGCTCATAGACATACTTTTCTGTAATGTACGAGCTAGTAAGTAGCTCACAAATCAAATTTAGTTGAACTCATGTTGTAGAAGCCTCAGCTAAGGGATCGTGCACCGTCTTATTAATAGACACATATTCCATTCAGCCCAAAATAGATGCATTGCCCTTTCTTCACAACAACAAAAGCAATGCTTTGACCACTAGTTCTACTGATAACATtaatactccttccgttccaaaattcttatcttagatttgtgtagatacgaatgtatctaatcacattttagtgttagatacatccatatctagacaaatctaagacaagaattttgggacggaggtaataTGTTAGTAAAAGTATACAATTTGTGACAAAAGCAGTGTTTACGGTGAATCTAGTCATGCCATTTCGATCATATGTTTATAATAAAAGTCTTGAACATCTAAAGTGACCAAAGTGCAGGAAATAGACTGCCTGCAAAGCATTGATACATATAGTTTGGACCAGACAAATTATGTTAGTGGATAATGGCAGTTGGCAGATAACATATGCAAATTAGATAAGACACTGAGAGATATGCTGAGAATAATATTTAAGCAAACTGCCTTACACTAGAATAATCATCCATAAAACTGCAATAAATTGGGCAAAAAGGTAAATAGAAATACAAAAAATTAATTAAAGCATACTCACCGAGGATTATGACAAACAACATTAGGAAAAGATAAGCAAAACAACACCAATTGTAAAATTTATAGAATATTCAAGGAACAGTATAAATGATGAATGTTGTACAAATGAAGAACATGTACACTCAGACCATTAGCTGGTCAGAAGAGTAAGTTATCCAGAATTATAAACTCGTTCCACACCATATCAGAAAAAATAGAAACATGATCATACTAAGAAATCCAATCAGATTAGTGAAAtgaacaaataaaaatattttccctACGTACAAATGGTAAATGAGTAAATATTCTTAAATTCCAGAAGTGCATCATTACAAACTTAATATTAGAAAAATTACAGAGATAATAAATACTGGATGAAAGAAATAGAACTAGCTTTAAACTTAATATGTACCTATTGAGTTCATGATATTTTTCATGTAGTCATCTTCAACTTCCCGCTGTTGAGAAGAACTGCCTACTAAAACTACTACTGTATTATATAATTTTTGCATATGTTAATAGGCATACCACAATGACAATTATTTCAATACTACACAACGAATTTGCTAATCTTGATCATTATTGTTTTATTGTATGGATATTCACATAATAAACTGATGAAGCCAGTTTGCTAGCTCTGACTTGATTACGGATATGGAACTCAAATAGAACAATTGCAGCCCAACGCCTGCTGCAGAGCACATATAAAATTATATACCACTACAGGATTTTTTTTCCTATAAACCATAGCTCAATAAACACCACCACACAAGAATCAGAATAGAAACggtacagaaaaaaattcgttataAGTTGAAGAGTGCATCAAGCAGCAAAAGAAACAATTGATATGACACTACTTGAAATTGCTAACTTAACACAAAAGGATGTGAATCGTATATGCCATCAACCAACTATAAGAAACTAACTTGGTTTTTATTACAACCAATATGTGAAGGCATGCTTTACCTGCAGCGTAGACACTTACAAATGGATGATAATTCACGGGGTAGGCTCCAGGAAGTTTATTGAACTGCAATGACTCGAGATGGACCGTAAAGAGGATGCGATGTGTCCACACGAACACCACACTATTTTCCCCCATGGGCCCTTGTATCATTATTTCATTCTCCTCTGATTTCAGAGAAAGTAGCTTGTCCAGTTCAATGGTTCTTCCAAGCCCCCATGAAGCAACACCATCACAATCAGTTTTCCTCTTCCATAACTGGATGCTGCAGTCTGTCTGGAGGAGTAAACCAAGGCCACCACCCTCTGCGCGCATAATCGAGAATAGGCGATGGCCCTCTTCAAGGATATGCGCTGGCAACCGTATGACAGCCAGGCTTTGCTTCTCCAAATCAAACTCAAGAATTCTGGTAAAATTCCCAGCAAGCCTCCAGTAAAGGGAATCCCCAATCAGCACAGCAGGCTTGTAAGTAGAAACGAAGGTGCCAATATTACTCATTGAAACGCCGGATGGAAGCTGTGTTGAGACGAGTTCACCCCATGCGCCAGTCTCTGACGAGTAAACGCAGGCAAGCGCTCGTCTGTGTTGCTTGTCATCGTTATCTGCCACTGTCAACACCACTTGGAAGTGTTGGGCATCATCAGCACGAAGCACCGCCCCATTGATCGTTGTCTTCTTCGCATGTATCGCAACCACCGGGGGGATGCCAAGGCGGTGCTGGTCGCCGGTGACGGGGTCCCACACCAGGATCTGGTCCTTAGGTTTGTTGAAGACGAGTACGAGGCCATGGCGGCATCCAAGGGACATGAACCGGTCGCCGTCGCCGCGCTGCAAGGAGAAACGGCCGGGGGAGACACGATCCGGGGCGTCGAGAGTAGGTAGGAAGGGCAGATCATCATTTCTGACGAAGAAACCGAGGAGGGGAGGGTTGCGGCGGTGGTGGATGCGGAAGCGGCGGGAGAATCCTGGGTCGGagaggaggaggcgccagcgcgtgcagacGGCGGAGGCGCGGGGGAGGGAGGAGGGCTGCGGGGGCAGGCGGAGGAGGATCTCGCGGAGCAGGTCGTCGTCGCCCAGTGGCCCGACAGCCGGcgagcaggggcggcggcggcggcggctagaccTACACATCTCGCCCTCCTCACTGCTCGTGCGGAATGTGGTGGGTGGAGTCGAAGCAGCAGCAGCCCAAAGTGAATCGCTGAAGTGGATCGGCCCAGAGTTTACACTGAAGAAATTCTCTTGTTAGTTTATTTTCTTCAGATTCTACAAAAAAAAACAGTGCATAATGTTTGCAAAACATTACAAAAGAACCAGCATGTGCAAATAGTTATGGCTAGTAGTGTAcaatattttaaaaaaaaatagtGGTGCATACAATTTTCATCAAAACAAGAAAAGTTTAAATGCCAATTGAGCCATGTTTCCTAGAATCATTTTAGCTTTGCAATATCCTGCCTCTCTATATTGTCCTTGATACGTTTTGACTTGCCTAGATTTCCAAAATCCGTCAAAAGTATCTCTGCTTTAGCATCAACAAACAAGTATGAGGTAATAGCACGAGGAGTCCTGGAACTTGTCCAGGATGTGATGATCTAGTCCAAAACTTACAAAAGCAAACTGTTGCATCCTACAACTTGCAGCCAATGTGCAAATTTGGTCCTAGCCAATCAGACGACGACAAGTGGAGCCAAGTCAACACAGCCCACTCCATCCGGTCAGCGCTGCACCTTTTGCAATTACCCCCCTGGCCTTAGCACAAATAAACCTGCATTGGGATGAGTCTGAATTTTACTGTCAATATGAATTTCACTGTCGCCGGCACCGGAGAGCATCGCCTGGGTTAAAGAGAACAAAAAGAAAAGAGTCAATTACACCACTAGTGTCACAACTTGACACGAAAAACCAGTTTAGTGCTAAAACTTGCGGTGTACATTGAACTGGTGCCACAACTTGGCTTTGACGTGCATATGCGGTGTAAATCACGTTTCTATACGAACAGAGTGCTGATTAGGCATGCCAACATGACATGGGGCCTGCTGTCAGTAACTAGACAGCAGAGTGGACGTGTAGCCTGCTATTTTGCACCAAAAAACAATCCTCAATTTTTTTCTCACGAAAATACTATAtgctattttgcaaaaaaaactcgAATTTTTTTCCTCATGAAAAATACTATGCCACGGTCGCAAGGTCCACTTGTCAGCATCCCACAAATAAATGAAAAACTGGCACGCACAAGGACTCGTGCAGCTGACCTGTGGACAGCAGCAGCGCAAGGCTAACCACCTGACCCTCAGGCAGTTTATGTAATAACTGGGTGTTGCTGCTATATATTCTTTGACTATTAAACAGGCTGCAGTCCCTACATCccattttgcgctctttttttcagAAATTTATAGAATATATGTAAATTATAATAGTGTGTTATAAGTAATATATGTTTAAAATAAATTACTTTATAAATAATCATGTATGGATTTAGCATTTATCTACATAATAAATTATGAATTACAAAGTTGTTCATGTAATAATGTGCATATTGAATAAGAACATATATTCAATAAATTCTTATATAAGTTTAAAACTGGTCATAGTTTTAACAAAATATTAACGTAATATACAAATGTATTCATGCTTTAAGTAAGTGTTTAAGTTTTTATATGTTTTAGTAAATGCTTATAtaagtttaaaaatgttcatggtttAAAAATGATATTCATGTAGTGTATAAAAGTGTTCCTGCTTTAAGAAAGCTTTTTATTGATTATTAAACAAGTTCTAAAATATTCACAGTTTTAACAAAATATTCATGTAGTATATAAagtgttcatgctttaaaaaacaTATATTCATATAATGTAAAAACAGTTGGCTAGGATTAGAAGCAGCAACATGTAGTCATCATGTGCGAGTGGCCACCACCCAGCAACGTTACCTTTTTTAGGAatttataaaatatatttttatttcaATAAATTCTGCCGCAAGTTCAGAATGTTCATGATTTTAATAAGAAATATCGAGTATATAAAGTGTTCATtgttatttttaaatttatttcaTTTTAACACACAGTTACAAGTTACAtgaattttaattatttatttacaaAAATAACAGTGTAAAATGGGTCGTTGGTACTCCAGCCCACATAAGTCAGAATGGTTATATGCGGTTCGTATCTGTTAATGACAAGGAACGATGTTGGGTGTATTTGTTCGGCCGGCGGTACTGCAGATGTCAAGCATGATCGAATCCCAGGGTGACAATTTTTACACAATACTAACCTCCATCTGTGAGAAAAATATGGGTCCCAACCAGGggctttttcatgaaaaaaaaatacgaggttagtcactgacagtgggccccatgcCATGTTGGCGCGCCTAATCGGCACTGTGTTGGTATTGTAACGTGATTTGCATCGTATATGCACGCCAAAGCCAAGTTGTGGCACCAGTTCGATGTATGCCGTAAGTTTTAGCACTAAACTGACTTTTCTTGCCAAGCTGTGGCACTAGTGGTGTAATTGACTCAAAAGAAAAGCAAGCGGGTCAGAGAATCATCCTTGTTTGCTTGCTTGCCTGCATGGCTGCTTCAAGTGGCCCTAGCTAAGATAGCTAGCTGCAGAGAACAAAAACATGGCAGTATAGTGTGGTGGTCATGTAGTACTTTACTTACTACCTTTGCTTAGAGTGAGAATTTACCACATACTGTTATGAATTAACTAGCAACTGTAAAACAGCTAGCTACCACTTGTTTTTTCTTAACCACTATACTAGTGGTAACAAGCATTACTGTGTGAGTTGAGAGCAAAATGCCATTGGTGCAGTCTGAAGTTAATAAAGAGTGTTTATCAGTGGAGGGATTGGCCATGAGGTCAAAGCAGAGGAGTGCAACATAACCTTTGAACATGTCATTTCTCTGAACCCTAAAGGCGCAGCAGGAGCCGGCATCATCTAGCATTCACATTTGACCGGAGACTGACCGTATTATAAATAAAACGGCCACGTGGAATGCAATTTGTCTGAACTTAACACCAGACGGCACAGTAAAAGATCAAAGATGCAAACTGTCTGAACTTGTCTTGAGACTTGAGTTGAGCTTCCTGAAGTTCATTGCAGAATCCTCAACAGTTGCTTGGAGACTGCTCTGTTTGGTTGCTAATTAGTACTGTAGTTTAGTTCCTTTAATCACTGAGAGAGATGCAGTCCCGCAGTTGCTACAATCTAGGAGTAAGTAGTACGCATCTCTGAACTTTTatctggagctatccatttgattcATGGACATCAAAGTTAGTAGCAATGGATTCATATGTTTGATTCTGACCCCATGAATTTTACTGGACAGTGCAGCTCAAGGGCATGGTGCTGAAGCTGCCGGGCACGCAGAGGCAGGGGGTGCCGAAGCGGGGCGGCTCGCCGCCGCCGAGGGGCCGGACCACGTCCCTCTACCGGAGTGGGTACTACTGGCCGGGCGTGGTGCAGGACGACATGGCGGTGCCGCCGGCCGCGTACCTGGGCCACGGcgccgggggcggcggcggcacggcggcgTCGAGCGCGAGCTCCACGCCGGCGTGGGAGCGGCCGCCcaacggcggcgaggcggcggtgagGGAGTGGGTGGCGCAGGTGGAGCCCGGGGTGCAGATCATGTTCGTGTCGCTGGCGGGTGGCGCCGACAACGACCTGAAGCGCATCCGGTTCAGCCGGGAGATGTCCGACAAGTGGCAGGCGCAGCGGTGGTGGGGCGACAACAACGAGCGCATCATGGAGCTCTACAACGTCCGCCGCTTCACTCGTCAGGTGCTCCCCGACCCGCCCCGCGGCGACGACGCCGCCGAGGTCAGTCTCTGCCAGTCACCCGCTCTCGGTGCGCCGACGATGGCACGGCGTTTTTCAAAGCTGAAGGATTTGCTTGTGTGTGTGACGCCAAGCAGCAGCGGGAGTCGTTCTACTCGCAGTCGCAGGTGGGCTCGACCATGGGCAGCCCGGCGGCGACGCTGTCGCCGGCGCCGGAGAGCATCGCCTGGGGCGCGGCCTTCGCCCGCCCGCAGCCCTCCGCCGCGCCCCTGG is drawn from Triticum dicoccoides isolate Atlit2015 ecotype Zavitan chromosome 6B, WEW_v2.0, whole genome shotgun sequence and contains these coding sequences:
- the LOC119320745 gene encoding uncharacterized protein LOC119320745 codes for the protein MCRSSRRRRRPCSPAVGPLGDDDLLREILLRLPPQPSSLPRASAVCTRWRLLLSDPGFSRRFRIHHRRNPPLLGFFVRNDDLPFLPTLDAPDRVSPGRFSLQRGDGDRFMSLGCRHGLVLVFNKPKDQILVWDPVTGDQHRLGIPPVVAIHAKKTTINGAVLRADDAQHFQVVLTVADNDDKQHRRALACVYSSETGAWGELVSTQLPSGVSMSNIGTFVSTYKPAVLIGDSLYWRLAGNFTRILEFDLEKQSLAVIRLPAHILEEGHRLFSIMRAEGGGLGLLLQTDCSIQLWKRKTDCDGVASWGLGRTIELDKLLSLKSEENEIMIQGPMGENSVVFVWTHRILFTVHLESLQFNKLPGAYPVNYHPFVSVYAAGI